A portion of the Bombus pascuorum chromosome 8, iyBomPasc1.1, whole genome shotgun sequence genome contains these proteins:
- the LOC132910089 gene encoding TBC1 domain family member 15-like isoform X1 gives MRRNQPLFVQAADLYKNTSKMFEPTEQGKDLCIHTGVVLRSANTREDEVHSLGTLNIVEYSFGKCIEWKPIEDSVVSENQDQDPEWSLVDTHIRRTRTSSEGPDSFGRTRTVRILFSDLNSFRVNHGGQQLIFMQKDGTTYVAFFQLSNAESFVNSLKGFIKFVKSRTNRNLYIVVDEVQSVLSKSFAELDLFQENTSDYVWKFVKNLHNRPYETTLEAFSKLADICLYKDPAKRPVEEAVADILNNSFTLDVPPLPVGSGEEYEMIGEHELGVVLPPRPPCSRGTPLSQEQWNKYKDPEERILNPQEVKEIIFHGGIVPSLRFEVWKFLLNYYPWNSTHIERLELKKKKTDEYFMMKLQWKSMTPAQENNFSDYRDRKSLIEKDVNRTDRTHPYYSGDNNPHLAQLYDILMTYVMYNFDLGYVQGMSDLLSPILCLMESEVDAFWCFVGFMNKVSTNFEIDQAGMKAQLCQLYTLLSTTDPQLAHYLNKHDSGNMFFCFRWLLVLFKREFNAVDIMRLWEVLWTDLPCKNFHLLLCAAILDTERNVLMENRYGLTEILKYTLQHINDLSHHIELPWTLSKAEGIYYQLMSAADQLPDNVRVIIGLEPMNKTSPISEIENGEASGHNVVIDGNDGADSNPRRGSTESGNINFEDNEISFERGLNLSYM, from the exons ATGCGACGAAATCAGCCATTATTCGTTCAGGCTGCtgatttatacaaaaatacatcTAAAATGTTTGAGCCGACAGAACAGGGAAAG gaTTTATGCATTCATACGGGAGTTGTACTACGAAGTGCAAACACAAGGGAAGATGAGGTTCACAGTCTAGGAACattaaatatcgttgaatAT AGTTTTGGCAAATGTATAGAATGGAAACCCATAGAAGACTCCGTAGTATCAGAGAATCAAGATCAAGATCCAGAATGGTCTTTGGTAGATACTCATATCAGACGTACGCGTACTTCATCGGAAGGACCAGATTCTTTTGGACGTACAAGGACTGTTAGAATTTTGTTCTCagatttaaattcttttcgtGTGAATCATGGAGGGCAGCAGcttatatttatgcaaaaggATGGTACTACCTATGTTGCCTTCTTCCAGCTATCTAATGCTGAAAGTTTTGTAAATTCTCTAAaaggatttattaaatttgtaaagtctcgtacaaacagaAATTTGTACATTGTAGTGGATGAGGTCCAATCAGTACTAAGTAAATCATTTGCTGAATTGGACTTATTTCAAGAGAACACTTCAGATTATGtttggaaatttgtaaaaaatttacataaccGTCCATATGAAACAACATTGGAAGCATTTAGTAAACTGGCAGATATCTGCT TATACAAAGACCCTGCTAAACGTCCAGTCGAAGAAGCAGTTGcagatatattaaataattcttttacacTTGATGTTCCTCCTCTACCAGTAGGTTCTGGGGAGGAATATGAAATGATTGGGGAACATGAATTGGGTGTAGTATTACCCCCAAGACCACCTTGTTCAAGAG GTACTCCACTGTCACAAGAGCAGTGGAACAAATATAAGGATCCggaagaaagaattttaaatccTCAAGaagtgaaagaaattatttttcatggg gGTATTGTACCATCATTACGTTTCGAAGtgtggaaatttttattaaattattatccaTGGAATTCTACGCATATTGAAAGATTAGaactgaaaaaaaagaagactgATGAATACTTCATGATGAAGTTACAATGGAAGTCGATGACACCTGCACAAGAGAACAATTTCTCTGATTACCGAGATCGAAAGAGTTTGATAG aaaaggaTGTGAATAGAACAGATAGAACGCATCCGTACTACTCGGGTGATAACAATCCTCATTTAGCACAATTATATGATATTCTTATGACCTATGTAATGTACAATTTTGATTTGGGATACGTTCAAGGTATGAGCGATCTTCTGAGTcctattttatgtttaatggAAAGTGAGGTTGATGCGTTTTGGTGCTTTGTTGGTTTTATGAACAAAGTG AGTACCAATTTTGAAATAGACCAAGCTGGGATGAAGGCCCAATTGTGCCAATTATATACTCTTCTGAGTACTACAGATCCACAATTAGCACATTACTTGAACAAGCATGATTCAGGAAATATGTTCTTTTGCTTTCGTTGGCTTTTGGTACTATTTAAAAGAGAATTCAACGCTGTTGATATAATGAGATTGTGGGAAGTATTATGGACTGATTTACCATGTAAGAATTTCCATCTCCTTTTATGCGCAGCTATTTTGGATACAGAAAGAAATGTGCTTATGGAAAATCGTTATGGACTTACAGAAATATTGAAG TACACATTGCAGCATATAAATGATCTTTCACACCATATTGAATTGCCTTGGACATTATCTAAAGCGGAGggtatttattatcaattaatgTCAGCTGCGGACCAGTTGCCTGACAATGTTCGCGTAATAATTGGACTTGAACCTATGAATAAAACGTCACCAATaagtgaaatagaaaatgGTGAAGCTTCTGGTCATAATGTCGTAATTGATGGAAATGATGGAGCTGATAGTAATCCAAGGAGAGGTAGCACAGAAAGCgggaatattaattttgaagataatgaaatttcgttcgaacgcGGATTAAATTTATCGTACATGTGA
- the LOC132910089 gene encoding TBC1 domain family member 15-like isoform X2, translating to MRRNQPLFVQAADLYKNTSKMFEPTEQGKDLCIHTGVVLRSANTREDEVHSLGTLNIVEYSFGKCIEWKPIEDSVVSENQDQDPEWSLVDTHIRRTRTSSEGPDSFGRTRTVRILFSDLNSFRVNHGGQQLIFMQKDGTTYVAFFQLSNAESFVNSLKGFIKFVKSRTNRNLYIVVDEVQSVLSKSFAELDLFQENTSDYVWKFVKNLHNRPYETTLEAFSKLADICLYKDPAKRPVEEAVADILNNSFTLDVPPLPVGSGEEYEMIGEHELGVVLPPRPPCSRGTPLSQEQWNKYKDPEERILNPQEVKEIIFHGGIVPSLRFEVWKFLLNYYPWNSTHIERLELKKKKTDEYFMMKLQWKSMTPAQENNFSDYRDRKSLIEKDVNRTDRTHPYYSGDNNPHLAQLYDILMTYVMYNFDLGYVQGMSDLLSPILCLMESEVDAFWCFVGFMNKVSTNFEIDQAGMKAQLCQLYTLLSTTDPQLAHYLNKHDSGNMFFCFRWLLVLFKREFNAVDIMRLWEVLWTDLPCKNFHLLLCAAILDTERNVLMENRYGLTEILKHINDLSHHIELPWTLSKAEGIYYQLMSAADQLPDNVRVIIGLEPMNKTSPISEIENGEASGHNVVIDGNDGADSNPRRGSTESGNINFEDNEISFERGLNLSYM from the exons ATGCGACGAAATCAGCCATTATTCGTTCAGGCTGCtgatttatacaaaaatacatcTAAAATGTTTGAGCCGACAGAACAGGGAAAG gaTTTATGCATTCATACGGGAGTTGTACTACGAAGTGCAAACACAAGGGAAGATGAGGTTCACAGTCTAGGAACattaaatatcgttgaatAT AGTTTTGGCAAATGTATAGAATGGAAACCCATAGAAGACTCCGTAGTATCAGAGAATCAAGATCAAGATCCAGAATGGTCTTTGGTAGATACTCATATCAGACGTACGCGTACTTCATCGGAAGGACCAGATTCTTTTGGACGTACAAGGACTGTTAGAATTTTGTTCTCagatttaaattcttttcgtGTGAATCATGGAGGGCAGCAGcttatatttatgcaaaaggATGGTACTACCTATGTTGCCTTCTTCCAGCTATCTAATGCTGAAAGTTTTGTAAATTCTCTAAaaggatttattaaatttgtaaagtctcgtacaaacagaAATTTGTACATTGTAGTGGATGAGGTCCAATCAGTACTAAGTAAATCATTTGCTGAATTGGACTTATTTCAAGAGAACACTTCAGATTATGtttggaaatttgtaaaaaatttacataaccGTCCATATGAAACAACATTGGAAGCATTTAGTAAACTGGCAGATATCTGCT TATACAAAGACCCTGCTAAACGTCCAGTCGAAGAAGCAGTTGcagatatattaaataattcttttacacTTGATGTTCCTCCTCTACCAGTAGGTTCTGGGGAGGAATATGAAATGATTGGGGAACATGAATTGGGTGTAGTATTACCCCCAAGACCACCTTGTTCAAGAG GTACTCCACTGTCACAAGAGCAGTGGAACAAATATAAGGATCCggaagaaagaattttaaatccTCAAGaagtgaaagaaattatttttcatggg gGTATTGTACCATCATTACGTTTCGAAGtgtggaaatttttattaaattattatccaTGGAATTCTACGCATATTGAAAGATTAGaactgaaaaaaaagaagactgATGAATACTTCATGATGAAGTTACAATGGAAGTCGATGACACCTGCACAAGAGAACAATTTCTCTGATTACCGAGATCGAAAGAGTTTGATAG aaaaggaTGTGAATAGAACAGATAGAACGCATCCGTACTACTCGGGTGATAACAATCCTCATTTAGCACAATTATATGATATTCTTATGACCTATGTAATGTACAATTTTGATTTGGGATACGTTCAAGGTATGAGCGATCTTCTGAGTcctattttatgtttaatggAAAGTGAGGTTGATGCGTTTTGGTGCTTTGTTGGTTTTATGAACAAAGTG AGTACCAATTTTGAAATAGACCAAGCTGGGATGAAGGCCCAATTGTGCCAATTATATACTCTTCTGAGTACTACAGATCCACAATTAGCACATTACTTGAACAAGCATGATTCAGGAAATATGTTCTTTTGCTTTCGTTGGCTTTTGGTACTATTTAAAAGAGAATTCAACGCTGTTGATATAATGAGATTGTGGGAAGTATTATGGACTGATTTACCATGTAAGAATTTCCATCTCCTTTTATGCGCAGCTATTTTGGATACAGAAAGAAATGTGCTTATGGAAAATCGTTATGGACTTACAGAAATATTGAAG CATATAAATGATCTTTCACACCATATTGAATTGCCTTGGACATTATCTAAAGCGGAGggtatttattatcaattaatgTCAGCTGCGGACCAGTTGCCTGACAATGTTCGCGTAATAATTGGACTTGAACCTATGAATAAAACGTCACCAATaagtgaaatagaaaatgGTGAAGCTTCTGGTCATAATGTCGTAATTGATGGAAATGATGGAGCTGATAGTAATCCAAGGAGAGGTAGCACAGAAAGCgggaatattaattttgaagataatgaaatttcgttcgaacgcGGATTAAATTTATCGTACATGTGA
- the LOC132910089 gene encoding TBC1 domain family member 15-like isoform X3: MDLCIHTGVVLRSANTREDEVHSLGTLNIVEYSFGKCIEWKPIEDSVVSENQDQDPEWSLVDTHIRRTRTSSEGPDSFGRTRTVRILFSDLNSFRVNHGGQQLIFMQKDGTTYVAFFQLSNAESFVNSLKGFIKFVKSRTNRNLYIVVDEVQSVLSKSFAELDLFQENTSDYVWKFVKNLHNRPYETTLEAFSKLADICLYKDPAKRPVEEAVADILNNSFTLDVPPLPVGSGEEYEMIGEHELGVVLPPRPPCSRGTPLSQEQWNKYKDPEERILNPQEVKEIIFHGGIVPSLRFEVWKFLLNYYPWNSTHIERLELKKKKTDEYFMMKLQWKSMTPAQENNFSDYRDRKSLIEKDVNRTDRTHPYYSGDNNPHLAQLYDILMTYVMYNFDLGYVQGMSDLLSPILCLMESEVDAFWCFVGFMNKVSTNFEIDQAGMKAQLCQLYTLLSTTDPQLAHYLNKHDSGNMFFCFRWLLVLFKREFNAVDIMRLWEVLWTDLPCKNFHLLLCAAILDTERNVLMENRYGLTEILKYTLQHINDLSHHIELPWTLSKAEGIYYQLMSAADQLPDNVRVIIGLEPMNKTSPISEIENGEASGHNVVIDGNDGADSNPRRGSTESGNINFEDNEISFERGLNLSYM, from the exons ATG gaTTTATGCATTCATACGGGAGTTGTACTACGAAGTGCAAACACAAGGGAAGATGAGGTTCACAGTCTAGGAACattaaatatcgttgaatAT AGTTTTGGCAAATGTATAGAATGGAAACCCATAGAAGACTCCGTAGTATCAGAGAATCAAGATCAAGATCCAGAATGGTCTTTGGTAGATACTCATATCAGACGTACGCGTACTTCATCGGAAGGACCAGATTCTTTTGGACGTACAAGGACTGTTAGAATTTTGTTCTCagatttaaattcttttcgtGTGAATCATGGAGGGCAGCAGcttatatttatgcaaaaggATGGTACTACCTATGTTGCCTTCTTCCAGCTATCTAATGCTGAAAGTTTTGTAAATTCTCTAAaaggatttattaaatttgtaaagtctcgtacaaacagaAATTTGTACATTGTAGTGGATGAGGTCCAATCAGTACTAAGTAAATCATTTGCTGAATTGGACTTATTTCAAGAGAACACTTCAGATTATGtttggaaatttgtaaaaaatttacataaccGTCCATATGAAACAACATTGGAAGCATTTAGTAAACTGGCAGATATCTGCT TATACAAAGACCCTGCTAAACGTCCAGTCGAAGAAGCAGTTGcagatatattaaataattcttttacacTTGATGTTCCTCCTCTACCAGTAGGTTCTGGGGAGGAATATGAAATGATTGGGGAACATGAATTGGGTGTAGTATTACCCCCAAGACCACCTTGTTCAAGAG GTACTCCACTGTCACAAGAGCAGTGGAACAAATATAAGGATCCggaagaaagaattttaaatccTCAAGaagtgaaagaaattatttttcatggg gGTATTGTACCATCATTACGTTTCGAAGtgtggaaatttttattaaattattatccaTGGAATTCTACGCATATTGAAAGATTAGaactgaaaaaaaagaagactgATGAATACTTCATGATGAAGTTACAATGGAAGTCGATGACACCTGCACAAGAGAACAATTTCTCTGATTACCGAGATCGAAAGAGTTTGATAG aaaaggaTGTGAATAGAACAGATAGAACGCATCCGTACTACTCGGGTGATAACAATCCTCATTTAGCACAATTATATGATATTCTTATGACCTATGTAATGTACAATTTTGATTTGGGATACGTTCAAGGTATGAGCGATCTTCTGAGTcctattttatgtttaatggAAAGTGAGGTTGATGCGTTTTGGTGCTTTGTTGGTTTTATGAACAAAGTG AGTACCAATTTTGAAATAGACCAAGCTGGGATGAAGGCCCAATTGTGCCAATTATATACTCTTCTGAGTACTACAGATCCACAATTAGCACATTACTTGAACAAGCATGATTCAGGAAATATGTTCTTTTGCTTTCGTTGGCTTTTGGTACTATTTAAAAGAGAATTCAACGCTGTTGATATAATGAGATTGTGGGAAGTATTATGGACTGATTTACCATGTAAGAATTTCCATCTCCTTTTATGCGCAGCTATTTTGGATACAGAAAGAAATGTGCTTATGGAAAATCGTTATGGACTTACAGAAATATTGAAG TACACATTGCAGCATATAAATGATCTTTCACACCATATTGAATTGCCTTGGACATTATCTAAAGCGGAGggtatttattatcaattaatgTCAGCTGCGGACCAGTTGCCTGACAATGTTCGCGTAATAATTGGACTTGAACCTATGAATAAAACGTCACCAATaagtgaaatagaaaatgGTGAAGCTTCTGGTCATAATGTCGTAATTGATGGAAATGATGGAGCTGATAGTAATCCAAGGAGAGGTAGCACAGAAAGCgggaatattaattttgaagataatgaaatttcgttcgaacgcGGATTAAATTTATCGTACATGTGA
- the LOC132910089 gene encoding TBC1 domain family member 15-like isoform X4, translating into MQKDGTTYVAFFQLSNAESFVNSLKGFIKFVKSRTNRNLYIVVDEVQSVLSKSFAELDLFQENTSDYVWKFVKNLHNRPYETTLEAFSKLADICLYKDPAKRPVEEAVADILNNSFTLDVPPLPVGSGEEYEMIGEHELGVVLPPRPPCSRGTPLSQEQWNKYKDPEERILNPQEVKEIIFHGGIVPSLRFEVWKFLLNYYPWNSTHIERLELKKKKTDEYFMMKLQWKSMTPAQENNFSDYRDRKSLIEKDVNRTDRTHPYYSGDNNPHLAQLYDILMTYVMYNFDLGYVQGMSDLLSPILCLMESEVDAFWCFVGFMNKVSTNFEIDQAGMKAQLCQLYTLLSTTDPQLAHYLNKHDSGNMFFCFRWLLVLFKREFNAVDIMRLWEVLWTDLPCKNFHLLLCAAILDTERNVLMENRYGLTEILKYTLQHINDLSHHIELPWTLSKAEGIYYQLMSAADQLPDNVRVIIGLEPMNKTSPISEIENGEASGHNVVIDGNDGADSNPRRGSTESGNINFEDNEISFERGLNLSYM; encoded by the exons atgcaaaaggATGGTACTACCTATGTTGCCTTCTTCCAGCTATCTAATGCTGAAAGTTTTGTAAATTCTCTAAaaggatttattaaatttgtaaagtctcgtacaaacagaAATTTGTACATTGTAGTGGATGAGGTCCAATCAGTACTAAGTAAATCATTTGCTGAATTGGACTTATTTCAAGAGAACACTTCAGATTATGtttggaaatttgtaaaaaatttacataaccGTCCATATGAAACAACATTGGAAGCATTTAGTAAACTGGCAGATATCTGCT TATACAAAGACCCTGCTAAACGTCCAGTCGAAGAAGCAGTTGcagatatattaaataattcttttacacTTGATGTTCCTCCTCTACCAGTAGGTTCTGGGGAGGAATATGAAATGATTGGGGAACATGAATTGGGTGTAGTATTACCCCCAAGACCACCTTGTTCAAGAG GTACTCCACTGTCACAAGAGCAGTGGAACAAATATAAGGATCCggaagaaagaattttaaatccTCAAGaagtgaaagaaattatttttcatggg gGTATTGTACCATCATTACGTTTCGAAGtgtggaaatttttattaaattattatccaTGGAATTCTACGCATATTGAAAGATTAGaactgaaaaaaaagaagactgATGAATACTTCATGATGAAGTTACAATGGAAGTCGATGACACCTGCACAAGAGAACAATTTCTCTGATTACCGAGATCGAAAGAGTTTGATAG aaaaggaTGTGAATAGAACAGATAGAACGCATCCGTACTACTCGGGTGATAACAATCCTCATTTAGCACAATTATATGATATTCTTATGACCTATGTAATGTACAATTTTGATTTGGGATACGTTCAAGGTATGAGCGATCTTCTGAGTcctattttatgtttaatggAAAGTGAGGTTGATGCGTTTTGGTGCTTTGTTGGTTTTATGAACAAAGTG AGTACCAATTTTGAAATAGACCAAGCTGGGATGAAGGCCCAATTGTGCCAATTATATACTCTTCTGAGTACTACAGATCCACAATTAGCACATTACTTGAACAAGCATGATTCAGGAAATATGTTCTTTTGCTTTCGTTGGCTTTTGGTACTATTTAAAAGAGAATTCAACGCTGTTGATATAATGAGATTGTGGGAAGTATTATGGACTGATTTACCATGTAAGAATTTCCATCTCCTTTTATGCGCAGCTATTTTGGATACAGAAAGAAATGTGCTTATGGAAAATCGTTATGGACTTACAGAAATATTGAAG TACACATTGCAGCATATAAATGATCTTTCACACCATATTGAATTGCCTTGGACATTATCTAAAGCGGAGggtatttattatcaattaatgTCAGCTGCGGACCAGTTGCCTGACAATGTTCGCGTAATAATTGGACTTGAACCTATGAATAAAACGTCACCAATaagtgaaatagaaaatgGTGAAGCTTCTGGTCATAATGTCGTAATTGATGGAAATGATGGAGCTGATAGTAATCCAAGGAGAGGTAGCACAGAAAGCgggaatattaattttgaagataatgaaatttcgttcgaacgcGGATTAAATTTATCGTACATGTGA
- the LOC132910090 gene encoding gem-associated protein 8-like — MEFVGIKRGRSRKKTRNLKKQRSQQIKIEVKFAKRRGLISDRNNIFVTKEKLIVNTMQANSFWENYTAAQEWQERHSITWWRTRCIALEYENQILKDKLKSLVCQSNQQHTSHKRKKSGYKYQNGEEKCEKTRFNEEAENLEFHIDEEMMSFLEQSMRHKFELKRLRESETCIKKRKEEEETIQGGATWMHARNSNAKLLYGEASPTILAMETALQTTVDRHRDKAKPQYWPIIPLKP; from the exons ATGGAATTTGTTGGTATAAAACGTGGAAGAAGTCGGaaaaaaacgagaaatttgaaaaagcaaCGTAGTCAACAAATAAAGATTGAGGTTAAGTTTGCGAAACGTCGCGGATTGATTTCggatcgtaataatattttcgttactaaagaaaaattaattgtcaaTACGATGCAAGCTAATTCTTTTTGGGAAAATTACACAGCTGCTCAAGAATGGCAAGAAAG gCATAGCATAACTTGGTGGAGAACACGGTGTATTGCGTTGGAATATGAGAaccaaatattaaaagataaattaaaatctttggTATGTCAAAGCAATCAACAGCATACATCACACAAACGGAAAAAGAGTGGATATAAGTATCAGAATggagaagaaaaatgtgaaaaaaccAGATTTAACGAAGAAGcagaaaatttggaatttcataTAGATGAAGAAATGATGAGTTTTTTAGAGCAAAGTATGAGACATAAATTTGAATTGAAAAGATTAAGAGAATCTGAAacatgtattaaaaaaagaaaagaagaagaagaaactatCCAAGGAGGAGCCACATGGATGCATGCAAGAAATAGTAacgcaaaattattatatggtGAAGCTAGCCCTACGATATTAGCAATGGAAACTGCTCTTCAAACTACGGTTGATAGACACAGAGACAAAGCAAAACCTCAGTATTGGCCAATTATTCCTTTAAAACCATAA